A genomic region of Leptospira barantonii contains the following coding sequences:
- the aat gene encoding leucyl/phenylalanyl-tRNA--protein transferase, whose translation MKDFSDFFRNPHVWDREIVAVGGDLSPERLLYAYKNGIFPWSDHPILWYCLDPRGIFDLNKLHVSKRLKRKINQKHYTITFDRAFEQVMRCCAYRPGEETWITDLFIKGYTEFHRLGYAHSLEVWDENGKLGGGVYGIAIGNFFAGESMFSFIPDFGKIGLFHLFEALKKDQFTLFDTQQLNIVTLGLGAYQIPKKEYLKRLESAVASGKKWNPPRFVP comes from the coding sequence TTGAAAGATTTTTCCGATTTTTTTCGAAACCCGCACGTTTGGGATCGCGAGATCGTCGCGGTCGGAGGTGATCTTTCTCCCGAAAGACTTTTGTACGCGTATAAGAACGGAATCTTTCCTTGGTCCGATCATCCCATTCTTTGGTATTGCCTGGACCCGAGAGGAATTTTTGATCTCAATAAATTGCACGTTTCCAAAAGACTCAAACGTAAAATCAATCAGAAACATTATACGATCACTTTTGATCGAGCCTTCGAACAAGTTATGCGCTGTTGCGCCTATCGTCCCGGCGAAGAAACTTGGATCACCGATCTTTTTATCAAAGGTTATACGGAATTTCATAGACTGGGATACGCACATTCCCTGGAAGTTTGGGATGAAAATGGAAAACTCGGAGGTGGGGTTTACGGAATCGCGATCGGAAATTTTTTCGCAGGCGAATCCATGTTTTCATTCATTCCAGATTTCGGAAAAATAGGACTCTTTCATTTATTCGAGGCATTGAAAAAAGATCAGTTCACTCTGTTCGATACCCAGCAACTAAACATTGTTACTCTGGGACTCGGCGCGTATCAGATTCCCAAAAAAGAATATCTCAAACGTTTGGAATCCGCGGTCGCTTCCGGCAAAAAATGGAACCCTCCTCGTTTCGTTCCTTAA
- the thpR gene encoding RNA 2',3'-cyclic phosphodiesterase yields MRTFLGIAVPDEVKEQLTSICFGLPDVRWVPKENFHVTLVFLGEQSEEQLDVLSEFCSQVSFPEFRLSLKSVGTFGKQKSPSILFADVNSSPELLQLQKILDSGIRRIGLQPDRQDYHPHVTVGRFKNSNGTRVLTYLEEFSDFVSSSFPVSKFHIYSSKTFSEGPIYSIEESFSLLPSYKNYENLGS; encoded by the coding sequence ATGAGAACCTTTCTCGGTATCGCCGTTCCCGACGAAGTGAAAGAACAACTAACTTCGATTTGTTTCGGTCTTCCGGACGTTCGTTGGGTTCCGAAGGAAAATTTCCACGTTACCTTGGTCTTTTTGGGAGAACAATCCGAAGAACAGTTGGATGTTTTGTCCGAGTTCTGTTCTCAGGTTTCCTTTCCCGAATTTCGATTAAGTTTAAAATCCGTGGGCACGTTCGGAAAACAAAAATCACCTTCGATTCTTTTTGCGGACGTAAATTCATCTCCGGAACTTTTACAACTTCAAAAAATTTTGGACTCGGGGATTCGCAGAATCGGTTTACAACCGGATCGACAAGACTATCATCCTCATGTTACCGTAGGTCGCTTTAAAAATTCCAACGGAACGCGGGTATTGACGTATTTGGAGGAATTCTCCGATTTTGTCTCTTCCTCGTTTCCGGTTTCGAAATTTCATATCTATTCTTCCAAAACTTTCTCGGAAGGACCGATCTATTCCATTGAAGAATCTTTTTCACTTTTACCGTCTTACAAGAATTATGAGAATCTCGGATCTTAA
- the pabB gene encoding aminodeoxychorismate synthase component I → MRIEELLFSGQPFMIFDEGFHPFGKIIFHNSIEIIEARNPDELLHSLNKINDYLKQGYYLAGFISYEAGYFFSDMNWKKTETVLPLLHFEVYSKPEKLSEIQTEPLQNYGFYISSMPNRESYFRSLNTIREKLYQGEIYQINHTDKISFDFEGDILSFYKILSLRQPVSYGSWIRLHDSDILSFSPELFFEKKGKTLITKPMKGTYPRGKSEQEDEENARILINSEKEKAENLMITDLMRNDLGTISKEGSVHVDALFSVEKYKTIFQMTSTIRSELEDSVDWKDIFGKLFPGGSITGAPKLRAIQLIQQLENPRGIYTGAIGVIQPNQDAVFSIAIRTLEIANGKGTIGIGSGITWDSDPEKEWLEILEKAKFFTEAPRNVSVFETILYKNKIFYFLKEHKERIESSARTLGFPFSTEEWNSSLKKAAASCSDISKSYRVKISLDSFGKPSFETQELARFQKEGSLEISNVEIDSSSEFRKHKTNLRKVYDREGKRSREQGNLEVLFLNEKKEIAEGSISNVFVKIGNSYFTPPLSSGILPGVFRNRLLKRKGFSEKILTLDELKKSNSIFICNSLRGILRIKKVHGPASR, encoded by the coding sequence ATGAGAATTGAAGAGCTCCTATTCTCTGGCCAGCCTTTTATGATTTTTGACGAAGGATTCCATCCTTTCGGAAAAATTATCTTTCACAATTCGATAGAAATTATCGAAGCTCGTAATCCCGATGAATTACTGCATTCTCTTAATAAAATAAACGATTATCTTAAACAAGGTTATTACTTAGCGGGTTTCATTTCGTATGAGGCAGGATATTTTTTTTCCGATATGAATTGGAAAAAAACTGAAACAGTTTTACCACTTTTACATTTTGAAGTTTATTCCAAGCCGGAAAAACTTTCGGAAATTCAAACCGAACCTTTACAAAATTACGGCTTTTATATTTCTTCGATGCCGAATCGTGAAAGTTACTTTCGAAGTTTGAATACGATCCGTGAAAAACTTTATCAAGGCGAGATCTATCAGATCAATCACACTGATAAAATCTCTTTCGATTTCGAAGGGGATATATTATCATTTTATAAAATACTATCCTTAAGACAACCGGTTTCCTACGGCTCTTGGATTCGTCTTCATGATTCCGACATACTTTCCTTTTCACCGGAACTCTTCTTTGAAAAGAAAGGAAAAACATTAATCACCAAACCGATGAAAGGAACTTATCCGAGAGGCAAGTCCGAACAAGAAGACGAAGAGAACGCGCGCATCCTCATCAATTCGGAAAAGGAAAAAGCGGAGAATCTGATGATAACGGATCTAATGCGGAACGATCTCGGAACGATCAGTAAAGAAGGAAGCGTTCATGTCGACGCGTTATTCTCCGTTGAAAAATACAAGACGATCTTTCAGATGACGAGCACGATTCGATCGGAACTGGAAGATTCCGTGGACTGGAAGGATATATTCGGAAAACTTTTTCCGGGCGGATCGATCACCGGAGCGCCGAAACTCAGAGCCATACAATTGATTCAACAGTTGGAAAATCCGAGAGGAATTTATACCGGCGCGATCGGAGTCATCCAGCCGAATCAAGACGCTGTGTTCTCCATCGCGATCCGAACTTTAGAAATCGCGAATGGAAAAGGAACTATAGGAATCGGTTCGGGAATCACCTGGGATTCCGATCCGGAAAAAGAATGGCTCGAAATTTTGGAAAAGGCCAAATTTTTCACCGAGGCTCCGCGAAACGTTTCCGTTTTTGAAACCATACTTTATAAAAATAAAATATTCTATTTTTTGAAAGAACACAAAGAAAGAATCGAATCGTCCGCGAGAACGCTCGGATTTCCTTTTTCAACGGAAGAATGGAATTCTTCCTTGAAAAAGGCCGCCGCAAGTTGTTCCGATATTTCCAAATCGTATCGGGTTAAGATCAGCTTGGATTCTTTTGGCAAACCGAGTTTTGAAACCCAGGAACTCGCGCGCTTTCAAAAAGAAGGTTCTTTGGAAATTTCCAACGTAGAGATTGATTCTTCCTCCGAATTTAGAAAACACAAAACGAATCTGAGAAAAGTCTACGATCGGGAAGGAAAACGTTCGAGAGAACAAGGCAATCTGGAAGTTCTATTCTTAAATGAAAAAAAAGAAATCGCGGAAGGAAGTATCAGCAACGTTTTCGTAAAGATAGGAAATTCTTATTTTACTCCGCCGCTTTCCTCCGGAATTCTTCCCGGTGTTTTTCGAAATCGTCTTTTAAAACGAAAAGGTTTTTCGGAAAAAATTCTTACCTTAGACGAATTGAAAAAATCGAATTCTATTTTTATCTGCAATTCTCTACGTGGAATTTTAAGGATCAAAAAAGTTCACGGTCCCGCTTCAAGATGA